From Bacteroidota bacterium, one genomic window encodes:
- a CDS encoding cyclase family protein, with protein sequence MEFLFKGYRFDMEHPLDISTPLHTDKNQINCYYAPPFNATPVVMGNFIGDINQGGSVNYKNVELNPHGNGTHTECVAHISNLNITINKALIQFHFLALLISVHPEIAKNGDSIISATSVIDKIKIIPEALIVRTLPNKKDKLQKQYSGTNPTYFEPALFQWAAENNIQHFLTDLPSIDREDDGGKLLAHRAFFQYPEAPRLHSTITELIYVPNKIPDGLYLLNLQIASFELDAAPSKPVLYKLIDEKEMGRM encoded by the coding sequence ATGGAATTTCTGTTTAAAGGTTATCGTTTCGACATGGAACATCCATTAGATATTTCTACGCCGTTACACACTGATAAAAATCAGATTAATTGCTACTATGCGCCACCATTTAATGCGACACCGGTTGTAATGGGAAATTTTATCGGCGATATTAATCAAGGTGGTTCGGTGAATTATAAAAATGTAGAATTAAATCCGCATGGCAATGGAACACATACCGAGTGTGTAGCACATATTTCAAATTTAAATATCACTATTAATAAAGCATTAATTCAATTTCATTTTCTTGCATTATTAATTAGTGTGCATCCTGAAATTGCTAAAAACGGTGATAGTATTATTTCGGCAACAAGTGTAATAGATAAAATAAAAATTATCCCCGAAGCATTAATAGTTAGAACATTGCCAAACAAAAAAGATAAATTGCAAAAACAATATTCAGGAACAAATCCAACTTACTTTGAACCGGCATTATTTCAATGGGCAGCAGAAAATAATATTCAACATTTTCTAACTGATCTTCCTTCCATAGATCGTGAAGATGATGGCGGTAAATTACTTGCACATCGTGCATTTTTTCAATATCCCGAAGCACCCAGACTACACAGCACTATTACAGAATTAATTTATGTACCCAACAAAATTCCCGATGGATTATATTTATTAAATCTGCAAATAGCATCCTTCGAACTGGATGCCGCACCTTCTAAACCGGTGTTGTATAAATTGATTGATGAAAAAGAAATGGGGAGGATGTAA
- a CDS encoding glycosyltransferase, translated as MDNKQKKVLFFYPKLFTFIQIDKEILEKQFDVKSFEFGPSSKIFTPISFIKQFFFLVWQIRNTKVIVCDFAGYVSFLPTLFGKIFSVPTLMILCGTECYSFPSIHYGNFNKKLLGLFTSWSYKMATHLAPVHKSMVLSNYTYDDKDFPKQGYRYFCPFANQPFTELNYGFNAERFYYTGINRNPNSFLTVVSNSEGSTFYRKGLDLIIEAAKQLPEFSFTIIGRGEKLNAIEKSSNITIHPWIPNEELKNYYSAHEFYLQISMIEGFPNTLGEAMLCGCIPIGSDAASIPEIIGDCGFILKKKNSAMFTQLLREASICNKQNLSQCSMERIKQNWPSDRRAKELIQIVSGSIK; from the coding sequence ATGGATAATAAACAAAAAAAAGTATTGTTTTTTTATCCCAAGCTTTTCACTTTCATACAAATTGATAAAGAGATTTTAGAAAAACAGTTCGATGTTAAATCATTTGAATTTGGTCCCTCTTCAAAAATATTTACACCTATTTCTTTTATCAAACAATTTTTCTTTTTAGTCTGGCAAATTCGAAATACCAAAGTGATTGTTTGCGATTTTGCGGGATATGTGTCCTTTCTTCCTACACTCTTCGGAAAAATATTTAGTGTACCGACCTTGATGATTTTATGCGGTACAGAATGCTATTCATTTCCAAGTATTCACTATGGAAATTTTAATAAAAAACTCTTAGGACTTTTCACGAGTTGGTCATATAAAATGGCAACACATTTAGCACCTGTGCATAAAAGTATGGTGTTGAGTAATTACACTTATGACGATAAAGATTTTCCAAAACAAGGCTACAGATATTTTTGCCCATTTGCCAATCAACCATTCACAGAATTGAATTACGGATTTAATGCCGAACGATTTTACTATACTGGAATTAATCGTAATCCCAATTCATTTTTAACAGTTGTAAGCAATTCAGAAGGTTCTACTTTTTACAGAAAAGGATTGGATTTAATTATTGAAGCAGCAAAACAATTACCCGAATTTTCTTTTACCATTATTGGTAGAGGTGAGAAATTAAATGCTATTGAAAAATCTTCCAACATCACTATTCATCCATGGATACCAAATGAAGAATTAAAAAATTATTACAGTGCACATGAATTTTATTTACAGATTTCAATGATTGAAGGATTTCCAAATACACTTGGTGAAGCTATGTTATGTGGATGCATTCCAATCGGCTCAGATGCAGCCTCTATTCCTGAAATAATTGGTGATTGTGGATTCATTTTAAAGAAAAAAAACAGTGCAATGTTCACTCAACTTTTAAGAGAAGCTTCAATATGTAATAAGCAAAACCTCTCACAATGTTCAATGGAAAGAATAAAACAGAATTGGCCTTCTGATAGAAGAGCAAAGGAGTTAATACAAATAGTTTCCGGATCAATTAAATAA
- a CDS encoding T9SS type A sorting domain-containing protein, whose protein sequence is MKFFFTAILFLILPFTQLLSQSNYVGSGIALSFDGSTGNYADLDDVYNDLAFPLTFEAWVNPADYESPYSAVFASDNNSSGSYYGFYIRFDNAGKLIFEIGTGSGAGETSRNGRMTTTVVLTNEWTHIAVVANSASDVGFYFNGVEQPTTYSDGDGSASSLIHNSNHAAIGRQTTPFDTHNFIGEIDEVRLWDISRTESEIQTNMCKKLSGVESGLIGYWIVDESYSDLSLIDQSSTGNDGTLYGDMDRITSGAPIGNESIYVYTDSWTGLSLTLNSLGGDKLSILKIANNPHGVHVYRVDDYPYNTDGLDEAYTPYYYGVFSADDLTDVKYGLIYKYSFSNGVVNEYNESDAFLYERFDGAEESWSNLFALQNFSANKLVKKTNVNRKEIIFGIDYQHGTKGLEEPGTLDFLNVYPNPTSDNIYLELNDENALPYSYILYDVTGRIVYSKNEVSNLKEGINVQNLADGIYLLSIQHEDQFYNKKIIVQK, encoded by the coding sequence ATGAAATTCTTTTTTACTGCAATTTTATTTTTGATTTTACCATTTACTCAACTCCTTTCACAATCCAATTATGTAGGCAGTGGCATCGCATTATCGTTTGATGGATCCACTGGAAATTATGCGGATTTGGATGATGTATATAATGATTTAGCTTTTCCACTAACATTTGAAGCTTGGGTGAATCCTGCAGATTATGAATCACCATATTCAGCGGTATTTGCATCCGATAATAATAGCTCAGGAAGTTACTATGGATTTTATATAAGATTTGATAATGCGGGGAAATTGATATTTGAAATTGGAACAGGTTCAGGTGCAGGAGAAACTTCCAGAAATGGCAGAATGACAACAACTGTAGTGTTAACTAATGAGTGGACCCACATTGCTGTAGTTGCAAATTCAGCATCTGATGTTGGTTTTTACTTCAATGGTGTTGAACAACCAACAACATATTCTGATGGTGACGGTTCTGCGAGCTCATTAATACATAATAGTAATCATGCTGCAATTGGCAGACAAACAACACCATTTGATACGCATAATTTTATTGGAGAAATAGATGAAGTTCGGTTATGGGATATAAGTAGAACAGAATCCGAAATTCAAACCAATATGTGTAAGAAATTAAGCGGAGTTGAATCCGGATTAATTGGTTATTGGATTGTAGATGAATCCTATTCTGATTTGAGTTTAATTGATCAATCAAGTACTGGAAATGATGGAACATTATATGGCGATATGGATAGAATAACATCAGGTGCACCTATAGGAAATGAAAGTATTTATGTTTATACAGATTCCTGGACTGGTTTGAGTCTTACATTAAATTCACTGGGTGGTGATAAGCTTAGCATATTGAAGATTGCGAATAATCCACATGGAGTTCATGTATATCGTGTTGATGATTATCCTTACAATACTGATGGCCTTGATGAAGCTTATACACCCTATTATTATGGGGTATTTAGTGCTGATGATTTAACAGATGTTAAGTATGGTTTGATTTATAAATATTCTTTTAGCAATGGTGTAGTTAATGAGTATAATGAAAGCGATGCATTTTTATACGAACGTTTTGATGGGGCAGAAGAGTCATGGTCCAATTTATTTGCTTTGCAAAATTTTTCGGCAAATAAGTTAGTGAAAAAGACAAATGTGAACAGAAAAGAAATAATTTTTGGAATTGATTATCAGCATGGAACTAAGGGATTGGAAGAGCCAGGTACACTGGATTTTTTGAATGTGTATCCAAACCCAACGAGTGATAACATTTACTTAGAATTAAATGATGAAAATGCATTGCCTTATTCATATATACTCTATGATGTAACAGGGAGAATTGTTTATTCAAAAAATGAAGTTTCTAATTTAAAAGAAGGAATTAATGTTCAAAATTTGGCAGATGGTATTTATCTGTTATCTATTCAACATGAAGATCAGTTTTACAATAAAAAAATAATTGTACAAAAATAA
- a CDS encoding oligosaccharide flippase family protein — protein MLKKIIKSSFIFTIGNMMPLLTSVVLLFPYTTYLQPGLYGELALYIAFTLLVQYLANYGLDNYVGIHHYEYKKDQEQLKKFIGSVVGALMVIGAGLTIVFLVSGAFIFDSIFKGELPFFPFGFMAVLTGVFNSLFRTYINFLFYRDKPKRHLYFNIFNFVVTLVLCIGGLLLFPDSIIGPMWGRLLSGALIFLLAGIFFIREYGLHFDTSMLKGLHRFCIPVAGFYVLTWVLAYINNYILNDLATLTDVGIYDFALKCVLLIEITQTSLAQTFNPKIYDMWSATGMRKSSLEENRYHNVFTMLSVVMIALSILLLPLVVQLLVKNESYYAIFQYLPVLCISFVFRPLYNAFYNSAIFYKKTIALPRVLLFSSILQIVLAIILIKQFDIWGAVWSYALIKPIQVLLFWMECRSIFQFKFNPYKMIVLPLGYTLLIVLLFFLNNNASYYFNGAIQLLAVGIVTLVIFRKELPRVKTLFLGK, from the coding sequence TTGCTGAAAAAAATAATCAAATCATCTTTTATTTTCACCATCGGCAATATGATGCCACTGCTCACCAGCGTGGTTTTATTATTTCCTTACACCACCTATTTGCAACCGGGTTTATATGGTGAACTCGCTTTATATATCGCATTCACTTTATTGGTACAGTACCTCGCCAATTACGGTTTGGATAATTATGTGGGCATTCATCATTATGAATACAAAAAAGATCAGGAGCAACTGAAGAAATTTATAGGAAGTGTTGTAGGTGCATTAATGGTGATTGGTGCCGGACTTACAATTGTTTTTTTGGTGTCGGGTGCATTTATTTTCGATAGTATTTTTAAAGGTGAATTACCATTTTTCCCTTTTGGTTTTATGGCTGTATTAACCGGTGTTTTCAATTCCTTATTTCGCACTTATATCAATTTTTTATTTTACAGAGATAAACCCAAACGACATTTATATTTCAACATTTTCAATTTTGTTGTAACACTGGTATTATGCATTGGCGGATTATTATTATTTCCGGATTCTATTATTGGTCCGATGTGGGGAAGACTGCTTTCTGGCGCACTTATCTTTTTACTTGCAGGTATATTTTTTATTCGTGAATATGGTTTGCATTTCGATACTTCAATGCTGAAAGGATTACATCGCTTTTGTATTCCTGTTGCAGGTTTTTATGTGCTCACCTGGGTGTTGGCATATATCAATAATTATATACTGAATGATTTAGCAACGCTGACGGATGTAGGTATTTATGATTTTGCTTTGAAGTGTGTGTTGCTGATAGAAATAACACAAACAAGTTTAGCGCAAACATTTAATCCAAAGATTTATGATATGTGGTCTGCAACCGGTATGCGCAAAAGTTCGCTGGAAGAAAACAGATATCATAATGTATTTACAATGCTGAGTGTAGTGATGATTGCACTCAGTATTTTATTGTTACCACTTGTAGTTCAGTTGTTGGTGAAGAATGAAAGTTACTACGCCATATTTCAATATCTGCCGGTGCTGTGCATCAGTTTTGTTTTCCGGCCTTTGTATAATGCATTTTATAACTCTGCTATATTTTATAAAAAAACAATTGCGCTTCCACGAGTATTACTCTTTTCGTCCATTCTGCAAATTGTACTTGCAATTATTCTTATAAAACAATTCGACATCTGGGGAGCAGTGTGGAGCTATGCATTAATAAAACCAATTCAAGTCTTATTATTCTGGATGGAATGCCGAAGTATTTTTCAATTTAAATTCAATCCGTATAAGATGATTGTTTTGCCTTTAGGTTATACATTATTGATTGTGCTTTTATTTTTTCTAAACAATAATGCTTCTTATTATTTTAATGGCGCAATTCAATTGCTGGCAGTAGGCATTGTTACATTAGTGATCTTTAGAAAAGAATTACCGAGAGTGAAAACTTTGTTTTTGGGGAAATAG
- a CDS encoding single-stranded DNA-binding protein, whose product MNALRNKVTLIGNLGMDPEIKTFDGEKKYAKFSLATNEFYKNAKGEQVTETQWHNLIAWGKLAGTAEKLLKKGMEVAIEGKLINRNYTDKEGVKRYITEVQINDLLLLGKKA is encoded by the coding sequence ATGAACGCTCTACGTAACAAAGTAACACTAATAGGAAACCTCGGAATGGATCCTGAAATCAAAACATTTGATGGCGAAAAAAAATATGCAAAATTCAGCCTTGCAACAAATGAATTTTATAAAAATGCAAAAGGTGAACAGGTTACTGAAACCCAATGGCACAATCTTATCGCCTGGGGTAAACTTGCAGGCACTGCCGAAAAACTTTTGAAAAAAGGAATGGAAGTAGCCATTGAAGGCAAACTGATTAATCGCAATTACACAGATAAAGAAGGTGTGAAACGCTATATCACCGAAGTACAGATAAACGACCTGTTGCTCCTTGGCAAAAAAGCCTGA
- a CDS encoding T9SS type A sorting domain-containing protein, translating into MKKLFTSLTIITMLMMSFFTYNLQAQNWIKTYDVLPAMDDEASWITTIIQTDDDGYFFAGRTNYPGAYFGFVAKADANGDIIWMDTLSKDYSFANAYQRPDGNYAISKIEIFYDSVYRDVYSPSGTLLDEIMLDPTDGDYYDYKSLRSTPDNGFVVFHVEDGMTPSPTHEVQMQKYSSAGLMEWSYTLPSDSIYNYGFNTVDPTEDGYFYFANMQQHIYLWVYDLDIYVFKTHIIKVDLDGELVYDVLMDDRSVNDIIALPGGDNVFLLKEPETDYESVWPDMTNFYLQKRNSAGDILWEKDFPEFYEYYLGKLLPMDDGGFAVTVNGPIYDSTIFTNGNINLLFFDEEGNFEQQKIVEDGNRYEVFPVKKTSDNGFIFCGDMRDTLTSIPIAVLLKTDSLGNMDRVTLTGKVFYDANDNATYDDTDIVLPGLFAEILDEDIYAGTNEDGEFTRWIYEPGTYNIQVSNPTGFYQTSPLTESYTIVVDSISQVFDTLYFAKFADVDTTDLHIETEGYQAKPGFTNTYWINIFNDEVLPADDIDIQLIFDPILTLESIVYPNMTVSGDTLTISTGVMNGLSYELNPIQFSVPADTALIGDTLTFYAMVQSISDEITLDNNYDTLQIVITASYDPNMKTANPAGETELGFVDPSTNHIEYKIDFQNLGSDTAITIVVVDTLTNEIDYSSLHMLSSSHNYNIDFIYPNVVKWTFPNINLVHAAANEPESHGYLKFEVDLVEGLAEGTQFSNTAEIYFDYNPAVVTPPAFTTLKIYIPDAIANENLVSNILAHPNPTSGKIVFNNLPQNNSEVFVYDINGKLHGEYSITEKENTIDVSALQNGNYILQIRQKQTVVYTGNIIVVK; encoded by the coding sequence ATGAAAAAATTATTTACTTCTCTCACAATTATCACCATGTTGATGATGTCATTTTTTACTTACAATTTACAAGCGCAAAACTGGATTAAAACGTATGATGTGCTTCCGGCTATGGACGATGAAGCATCCTGGATTACTACCATTATTCAAACTGATGATGATGGATATTTTTTTGCAGGAAGAACTAATTATCCCGGTGCGTATTTTGGGTTTGTTGCAAAAGCAGATGCAAATGGCGATATAATCTGGATGGACACACTTTCGAAAGATTACTCGTTTGCAAATGCATATCAGCGTCCCGATGGAAATTATGCAATATCCAAAATTGAAATATTTTATGATTCTGTGTATAGAGATGTGTATTCACCATCAGGTACTTTGCTGGATGAAATAATGTTGGATCCAACCGACGGTGATTATTATGATTACAAATCTTTGCGTTCCACTCCCGATAATGGATTCGTTGTATTTCATGTAGAAGATGGAATGACTCCAAGTCCTACTCATGAAGTTCAAATGCAAAAATATTCAAGCGCAGGTTTAATGGAATGGAGTTATACACTTCCTTCCGATTCCATTTATAACTATGGTTTCAATACTGTTGACCCCACCGAAGACGGTTATTTCTATTTTGCCAATATGCAACAACACATTTACCTATGGGTGTATGATTTGGATATTTATGTTTTTAAAACACATATAATAAAAGTGGATCTTGACGGTGAATTAGTATATGATGTATTAATGGATGATCGCAGTGTGAATGATATCATTGCTTTGCCCGGCGGTGATAATGTGTTTTTATTAAAAGAACCTGAGACAGATTATGAATCGGTATGGCCTGATATGACAAATTTCTATTTACAAAAAAGAAACAGCGCAGGCGATATACTTTGGGAAAAAGATTTTCCTGAGTTTTATGAATATTATCTGGGCAAATTATTACCTATGGACGATGGCGGATTTGCAGTTACTGTGAATGGACCAATTTACGACAGCACAATTTTTACCAATGGCAATATCAATCTTTTGTTTTTTGATGAGGAAGGGAATTTTGAACAACAAAAAATTGTGGAAGATGGAAATCGCTATGAAGTATTTCCCGTAAAAAAAACATCGGATAATGGTTTTATTTTTTGCGGAGATATGAGAGATACCCTAACATCAATTCCGATAGCCGTATTATTAAAAACAGATTCACTCGGAAATATGGATCGTGTTACCTTAACCGGAAAAGTATTTTATGATGCAAATGATAATGCAACTTATGATGATACCGATATTGTATTGCCCGGTTTATTTGCAGAAATATTAGATGAAGATATTTATGCGGGAACTAATGAAGATGGAGAATTTACCCGTTGGATTTATGAACCCGGCACTTATAATATTCAAGTAAGCAATCCAACAGGATTTTATCAAACATCTCCGCTTACAGAATCCTATACAATTGTTGTTGATTCGATATCTCAAGTTTTTGATACTTTATATTTTGCAAAATTTGCGGATGTAGATACTACTGATCTGCATATAGAAACAGAAGGTTATCAAGCGAAACCCGGTTTTACAAATACCTATTGGATAAATATATTTAATGATGAAGTGCTTCCGGCAGATGATATAGATATACAATTAATTTTTGATCCGATATTAACGCTTGAATCTATTGTTTATCCAAACATGACTGTAAGTGGTGATACACTTACTATTTCTACAGGAGTTATGAATGGGCTTTCTTATGAATTAAATCCTATTCAATTTTCCGTTCCGGCAGATACAGCATTAATTGGTGATACACTTACTTTTTATGCAATGGTGCAATCTATTTCAGATGAAATTACTTTAGATAATAATTATGATACACTACAAATAGTTATTACAGCTTCTTATGATCCGAATATGAAAACTGCAAATCCCGCAGGTGAAACTGAATTGGGTTTTGTAGATCCTTCTACCAATCATATTGAATATAAAATTGATTTTCAAAATCTGGGTTCTGATACTGCAATTACAATTGTGGTGGTGGATACACTTACAAATGAAATTGATTATTCTTCGTTGCACATGTTGTCTTCCAGTCATAATTATAACATTGATTTTATTTATCCCAATGTTGTTAAATGGACTTTCCCAAATATCAATTTAGTACATGCTGCCGCTAACGAACCGGAGAGTCATGGCTACCTAAAATTTGAAGTGGATTTGGTGGAAGGATTAGCAGAAGGAACACAATTTTCAAACACAGCAGAAATCTATTTTGATTACAATCCGGCTGTGGTTACACCACCAGCTTTTACTACATTAAAAATATATATACCCGATGCAATTGCAAATGAAAATTTGGTAAGTAATATTTTAGCACATCCAAATCCAACATCGGGAAAAATTGTTTTTAATAATCTTCCTCAAAATAATTCAGAAGTATTTGTGTATGATATCAACGGAAAATTGCATGGTGAATACAGCATTACAGAAAAAGAAAATACCATTGATGTTTCTGCATTGCAAAACGGAAATTATATTTTACAAATCCGACAAAAACAAACCGTGGTTTATACAGGAAATATTATTGTGGTGAAATAA
- the tnpA gene encoding IS200/IS605 family transposase yields MAGTYTQLHIQIVFAVKGRKNLISNTWKEELNKYISGIITGKEQKSIIVNGMSDHIHVFVGLKPSMPISDLVRDIKNNSTNFINDNNWLKSDFSWQEGYGDFSYSHSHVSRVYNYILNQEAHHKKRSFKEEYIGLLKKFQIEYNEKYLFDWIE; encoded by the coding sequence ATGGCAGGTACCTACACACAATTACATATTCAGATTGTCTTTGCAGTAAAAGGCAGGAAGAACCTCATCTCAAATACATGGAAAGAGGAATTGAATAAATACATTTCCGGAATAATAACAGGTAAAGAACAAAAATCCATTATCGTAAATGGTATGTCCGATCATATTCATGTATTTGTTGGATTAAAACCATCTATGCCTATTTCAGATTTAGTGAGAGATATTAAAAACAATTCAACCAATTTTATAAATGATAATAATTGGTTAAAGAGCGATTTTTCCTGGCAGGAAGGTTATGGTGATTTCTCCTATTCTCACTCCCATGTCAGCCGGGTATATAATTATATTTTAAATCAGGAGGCACATCATAAAAAAAGAAGTTTTAAAGAGGAATATATAGGTCTCTTAAAAAAATTTCAAATTGAATACAACGAAAAATATTTATTTGATTGGATTGAATAA
- a CDS encoding FkbM family methyltransferase translates to MKRKSVVKQFLFKHLKFETYLLILSKLYFISYRLGILKFSKAYTYHYALKQFIKSGDTVIDIGANLGYYSVLFSRWVKSSGKVFAVEPVIPVFNTLKKNTSGLGNITLLNFALGDENKSIRMANESKEKYGYITTGTHFVYSDSHTQATNIDSLVFFNAEMRKGSEVFNELENIDFIKCDVEGFELVILDDIKLLIQKFKPSMLIETSEESRQNVLEFMHALGYQSYVILKNKLVNYSEGNLPTPDILFLPIGNKK, encoded by the coding sequence ATGAAAAGAAAAAGTGTTGTAAAGCAATTTTTATTCAAACACTTAAAGTTTGAAACCTATTTATTAATTCTCAGCAAATTATATTTTATTTCTTACCGACTCGGAATATTAAAATTCTCCAAGGCTTACACTTATCACTATGCATTAAAACAATTTATTAAATCAGGTGATACCGTAATTGATATTGGTGCCAATTTAGGATACTACTCCGTATTGTTTTCAAGATGGGTAAAATCATCAGGGAAAGTTTTTGCTGTTGAACCTGTGATTCCTGTTTTTAATACTTTGAAAAAAAATACTTCAGGACTTGGAAATATTACTCTACTAAATTTTGCTTTAGGCGATGAAAATAAATCTATTAGAATGGCAAATGAAAGCAAAGAGAAGTATGGATATATTACAACAGGAACACACTTCGTTTATTCTGATTCACACACACAAGCAACAAACATTGATTCCTTAGTATTTTTTAATGCAGAAATGAGAAAGGGGAGTGAGGTGTTTAATGAATTAGAAAATATTGATTTTATTAAATGTGATGTAGAAGGTTTTGAATTGGTGATATTGGATGATATTAAATTACTTATTCAAAAATTTAAACCGTCGATGCTCATCGAAACTTCTGAGGAATCCCGACAAAACGTTTTGGAATTTATGCATGCATTAGGGTATCAATCTTATGTAATTTTAAAAAACAAATTGGTTAATTACTCTGAAGGTAATTTACCCACTCCCGATATTTTATTTCTGCCTATCGGCAATAAAAAATAA